TGCGGGTGTATGCTCGTCTCGTGAAGAAGTCTCCTCGATCCGAGCGTGCGCCGCGCGCGCGGGGCGCCGGTCCGCCCCAAGAAGATGGAGTGTACCGCGAGCGGGGCCGTAGCGCCCCAACGGAGTGCGCATCACATAACATATTGTGGTATAATCCGATACGAGATCAGTGGGATGGGCCTCCTCTGAGGGGGCGGAGTCGCCGGCCCCGCTGGATTGCGTCGCGCGGCGCCCCGGGCGGGATGCATGCGCGGCGGGTGGCCCGCGTGATCCGCGCGCTTCTCTCGCGCGCGCGAGGGAGAGGGGAATGGCCCTCGTCCGGGTAGAGGGGATCGTTCTGCGCAACCTCCGCTTCGGCGACACGAGCCGGGTGGTCACGATCCTCTCCCGCGAGCTGGGGAAGTGGAGCGGGGTCGCGAAGGGCGCGCGCGATCCGAAGGGGAGGATCGGCGCGGCGCTCGAGATCCTGAATCTCTCCTCCATCATCGCCTACCACAAGCACGGCAGGGATCTGCAGATGATCGCCGACGCGTCGCTCGAGCGGGAGCATCGGGCGCTGCTCGAGCAGAGCGCGCGCTATCATCACGGATGCGCGGTCACGGAGTTCCTCGATTCGGTTCTCGAGGAAGATTCGCCGGTCCCGGAGGTGTTCGATCTCGCGCTCCGCGTTCTGCGGTTGCTCGAGGAGGCGCCCGAGGAGAGGCTATCCTACCTGCTTCGCGCCTTTCAGCTGCGGGCGGCCTCGCTTCTCGGCTACTCGCCCCGTCTGGAGTTCTGCGGGATCTGCGGCGCGGCGGGCGGGAGCTGCTTCGGCGTCGCGGAGGGATCGATCCTCTGCGTCAGGTGCGCGGAGCGGACTCCGGGCTCGATCGATCTCCTCCCCGAGAGCCTGCGGCTGCTCGCCAAGCTAGGCGCCGGCAAGCTGCCCCGCGCCCCGAGCGACGAGGCCTGCGCTCAGCTCGGGAGGATCGTCGAATCGTTCCTCTCCTTTCATCTCGAGCGCTATCGGGGGCTCCGTTCCCTCCGCGGCCTGGAAGCCGCCGAACGGCTGCGCGCGGGCCGGCCGGTCGGTTCGAGCGAGGCCCGAGGGGGAGAGTCCCCGTAAACCGGGCTCAGGGATCGCGAGCCGGACGTCCCAGCCGACTCGCCGGCGGAGAATCCTCTTGGGACTCGCGTGGAATCGTGATACGTTCCGCTGCGGCCCGGCATGGGGAGGTTCTGAGGACCCTTGGCGATCGAGAGCGCAAGAGCTGGCGGGGGGATCTGCGAAGACGGATATGCCTGACGGCGTGATCGAGACATGTCGCCTGGAGCGCCGGGCGCAGTTGCCGCCTTCCGTGGCTCGACGGAAGGCTTTTTTGTGGGCGCCCGGCCGGAAGGAGGCGTGAATGAACCTGAGGCGCAAGGCGGTGATCGCGGACGCTGAGGAGGTGCGCCGGGCGATTCTTCGGATCGCCCATGAGATCGTCGAGCGAAACAAGGGGGTGGACGACCTCGCGCTCGTCGGAGTGCGGCGGCGCGGCGTCCCGCTGGCGGTGAGGATCCAGGAGGCGATCCGGTCGATCGAGGGCGTGGAGGTCCCGATCGGAATCGTGGACATCACCCTCTACCGCGACGACCTGCGCACCATCTCTCCTCAGCCCCTCGTCCACGCGACCGAGTTCTCGTTCGGCGTCGAGGATCGCACGCTCATCCTCGTGGACGATGTCCTCTTCACAGGTCGGACCGTCCGCGCGGCGATCGAGGCCATCATGGACTACGGCCGGCCGCGCTCCATACAGCTCGCCGTCCTCGTCGACCGAGGGCACCGCGAGCTGCCGATCCGGGCCGACTATGTCGGCAAGAACTCCCCGACATCCCGCAAGGAGATCGTCCGCGTCCTCGTTCGCGAGGAGGACGGGGAGGACGCCGTCGTGATCGAGGAGACCGAGGAGGGCAAGCAATGAGCTTCAACCGTACCCACCTCCTTGGCCTGGAGGACCTGACCAAGGAGGAGATCCTGGAGGTGCTCGACACCGCCCGCTCCTTCCGGCCGGTCCTGGATCGGCCCATCAAGAGGGTCCCCGCGCTCCAGGGGGTCACCGCCTGCAACGCCTTCTTCGAGCCGTCGACCCGCACCCGGCTCTCCTTCGAGCTGGCGGAGAAGAGGCTCTCCGCCGACTCGATCAACTTCGCCACGGCCGGAAGCTCCGTATCCAAGGGAGAGACGCTGCGCGACACGATGCTCAACATCCAGGCGATGCGCGTGGACATCGTGGTCATCCGCCACTCCTCTTCCGGGGCCCCGCACTTCCTGGCGCGCAACATCGATGCCCGCGTGATCAACGCGGGCGACGGATACCACGAGCACCCCACGCAGGGGCTTCTCGACCTGTTCACCATGAGGGAGGCCATGGGGAAGCTCGAGGGATTGCGGGTCACGATTGTCGGCGACATCGCGCACAGCCGCGTCGCGCGCTCCAATCTCTGGGGACTGCGATCCGTGGGGGCGCACGTCACCCTGGTCGGGCCGACCACCCTGATGCCCGTCGAGATCGAGCGGACCGGGGCGCGGGTCTGCAACCGGATCGATGAGGCGCTGGAGGGCGCGCAGGTCGTCAACGTCCTGCGGCTGCAGCTCGAGAGGATGACGAGCGGTTTCCTGCCGACGCTCCGCGAATACGCCCAGCGATGGGGGGTCACTCGCGAGCGCCTCAAGCGTTGCGCGACAGGGGTGCGGGTCATGCATCCGGGCCCGATGAACCGAGGAGTCGAGATCTCTTCCGATCTCGCCGACGGACCCGAGTCGGTCATTCTGGATCAGGTGACCAATGGGGTGGCCGTGCGGATGGCCGTCCTCTACTTGGTGCGCGGGGGGACGAGGGACGGGCGGGGGGGCATCGTTCCGCCTCCCCAGGAGGGAGTGCCGGTATGAGCGGCCCGCTGGATCGCGAGCGTTTCGTCCTGAGGGGCGTGAGGCTGATCGACCCCGAGTCGGGGACCGACGCGCGCCGGGACGTGTTGATCGGGAGCGGGGTCGTCGAGGGTGTGGAACCATCGCTTCCTGCCGGTGTGGATGCGCGGGAGTACAAGGCCGACCGATGGATCCTCGCTCCCGGGCTGCAGGACATGCATGTCCACTTAAGGGAGCCCGGGGGGGAGGATGCCGAGACGATCGCCTCCGGCGCCCTGGCCGCGGCGCGGGGAGGGTTCACGCGCGTCCTCACGATGCCGAACACGACGCCTCCCATCGATGACCGGAGCGCGGTGGAGCTCATCTTGCGGAGGGGACGCGAGGCGTGCGGGACCGGGGTGAGTCCCGCCGGGGCGATCACGAAGGGGTTGGGCGGCAAGGAGCTGACCGAGATGATCGAGATGCGCGAGGCCGGGGCGATCGCGGTCACCGACGACGGCAGGCCGGTCGAGTCGTCCGACCTGATGCGCATGGCGATGGAATACGCGATCGATGCCGAGATGCTGGTCATCTCTCACTGCGAGGACCGGTCGCTGCAGGGGGCCGGCGTCATGCACGAGGGATACTGGTCGACCGTTCTCGGGCTTCCGGGAATCCCCGCCGCCGCGGAGACGGTCGCCATCGCTCGGGATATCGCCCTCTGCCGTTTGACGGGATCCCGCCTGCACGTCGCGCATGTCAGCACCGCCGGGGGGGTCGATCTGATCCGGCGGGCGAAGGCCGAGGGGCTTCCCGTGACGGCCGAGACCGCCCCCCACTACCTCGCCCTGACCGATGAGGCCGTCAAGAGCTACGACGGATGCTTCAAGATGAACCCGCCCCTGCGCGGCGAAAAGGACCGCACGACCCTGAAGGACGGGCTTCGTGACGGAACGATCGATGTCATCGCCACCGACCACGCGCCGCATCCGGCCGAGAGGAAGGAAGTCGAGTTCGACCGCGCCCCCTTCGGGGTGATCGGCCTCGAGACCTCGCTGCAGGTCTGCATCGCGGAGCTGGTGGAGCCGGGCATCCTCGACTGGTCGGGCCTCGTTCACGCGATGTCGAGCCGTCCGGCGTCGATTCTGGGATGGGGCGGGGGTCGCCTGACGCTAGGCCGCCCGGCGGACATCACGCTGATCGACCCCTCGGCGATCGTGACTGTGCGCGCGGAGGAGTTCGCCTCCCTTTCGAGGAACTGCCCCTTCATCGGGCGCACGTTGCGGGGCAAGGTCCTGATGACGATGGCGGAAGGCCGCATGACTCACCTGGAGGCCGGGTGGCTCGGATGATCGCGGGCGTCGCGCGGCTGCTGAGGCGTCGCGGCGCGCTGGTTCTGCCTCTTCCCCTCCTTCTTCTTGCCTGCGCCTATTACAACACCTTCTACATCGCGAAGAAGAGCTTCCGCGCGGCCGAGGAGTCCGTCGCGAAGAGCCAGACCGACAAGCTCCCGTCCGATGCCTCGGGCAACTACGACATGGCCATCAAGCAGTCCAGGAAGGTCCTGAAGCGCCACTCGGGAAGCCGCTGGGTCGATGATGCGATCTACCTGATGGGCGCGAGCTACTATGGCAAGGGGGACTACGACAGCGCCCTCGCCTCCTTCGGGCAGTTGAACGCGCTCTTCCCCGAATCGGAGTTCCGAGCGGACGCGCTCTTCCTGAGCGGCATGAGCCGGACGAAGCGGCGCGAGTACGACCTGGCGACCGCGATGTTCGACTCGGTCCTCTCGGCCTTCCCGCGCTACAAGAGGCGTGACGAGATTCTCTTTGCCATGGCGGGGACAGAGGCGAGCCGCCGCGACTTCGCCGCCGCGGTCCGGCGCTATCGCGCCGTGGCGCGGGAGTTCCCCAAGGGCCGTTTCGCCGACCGAGCGCTCATGCGGGTCGGAGAGATCCAGTTCGAGGCGGGACGCTACGATTCCGCCTACGCCGCCCTCGACGCATTGCTCGGTGCCACGAGGGACGAGAAGGCGAAGATCGAGGCGGCGATCGCGCAGGGCCGCGTTCTCCTGAAGCTCAAGCGGCCCGAGGAAGCCCTCGAGCTCCTGAAGGAGACCGAACCGGCGGAAGCCGCCGGCCTGGAGGGCGACCGGTCCACGGGCGCCTCGCAGGCGGAGCAGCCGCCGATCCGGGCCGACCTCGCGGACGATCTCGCGCGCCTGCGATTGGGCCAGGCGGCCGCCATGAACGAGATGGGACGACACCGTGAGGCGATCGAGGCGCTCGAGAAGATCGTGACCCGCTTCGCATCGAGCAGCTACGCTGCCGAAGCCCAGTTCCAGATCGGCTACACGTACGAGACCCGGATGGACTCCCTCGCGTCGGCGCGCGCGGCCTACGAGAAAGTGAGCCAGCTGGCCGGTCGATCGGTCTTCAAAGACCAGGCGCCGCAGCGGGCGAAGGCGATCCAGGCGCAGATGGAGATGGAGGGGAAGGCGGGCTCCGGCGACGCCGAGGCCGAGGAGCGGGCGGCCGCGGCGCTCCGCGTCGCAGAGATCCTCTACCTCGACAGGGAACTCGCGGACGAGGCGCTCCTGAAGTACTCCGAGGTGGAGAGGGACTTCCCCGAAAGCCGGTTCGCTCCGCGCGCCGCCTATGCCCGCGCCTACATCAAGTGGAAGGTGGCGGGGGATAGCCTGGGGGCCCACGAGGATCTCCGGGTCCTCGTCCACCGCTATCCAGCCTCGACACAGGCCCGCGGCGCGATCGCCTTGCTCGCCGCCCACGGCGCCGACACATCCGGTCTGCGTCTGCTTCTCACGGCCGTCGTTCCCGAGTCGACCGCCGCCGGAGCGGACACGACGGGGATCCCGCCGGACACGACTGCTGCGGCCCCCGACTCGATCGGCGCCGGAAGCGCTCCGCCTTCGATGCCGGCCGACCGGCCAAGCGAGCCCGACTCCGTTCGCGGGATCTCGCCTGGAGAAGATCCCGCCCTGCCCGATGGAGTGCCCGACAGCGTGCGAGACTCCGGAACGGATGCCCCCGTGCGGGAGCGTCCCAGGAGATCCGAGAGGGCGGCGCCGGGGAAGCCGCGTTGAGCGGGGCCGCACCGAGAAGCGTGGATGCGCGGGTCGGCGCGATCCGTCGAGTCGGAGCCGCGGGCACATGGATCGATCTTGAGATGCCGGGCCGGTTCGAAGCGCCGAGGGCGGGCCAGTTCGTCCAGCTCGCATGCCAGCCGCCCGGTCTCTTTCGTCTGCGGCGGCCCTTCAGCATCTGCGCCTGGAGGCTCGGGCCCGAGGGCTCCACTCTGGGGATCCTCTTCTCTGTCGTGGGCGAGGG
The sequence above is a segment of the Candidatus Eisenbacteria bacterium genome. Coding sequences within it:
- the recO gene encoding DNA repair protein RecO; translation: MALVRVEGIVLRNLRFGDTSRVVTILSRELGKWSGVAKGARDPKGRIGAALEILNLSSIIAYHKHGRDLQMIADASLEREHRALLEQSARYHHGCAVTEFLDSVLEEDSPVPEVFDLALRVLRLLEEAPEERLSYLLRAFQLRAASLLGYSPRLEFCGICGAAGGSCFGVAEGSILCVRCAERTPGSIDLLPESLRLLAKLGAGKLPRAPSDEACAQLGRIVESFLSFHLERYRGLRSLRGLEAAERLRAGRPVGSSEARGGESP
- the pyrR gene encoding bifunctional pyr operon transcriptional regulator/uracil phosphoribosyltransferase PyrR, translating into MRRKAVIADAEEVRRAILRIAHEIVERNKGVDDLALVGVRRRGVPLAVRIQEAIRSIEGVEVPIGIVDITLYRDDLRTISPQPLVHATEFSFGVEDRTLILVDDVLFTGRTVRAAIEAIMDYGRPRSIQLAVLVDRGHRELPIRADYVGKNSPTSRKEIVRVLVREEDGEDAVVIEETEEGKQ
- a CDS encoding aspartate carbamoyltransferase catalytic subunit, whose product is MSFNRTHLLGLEDLTKEEILEVLDTARSFRPVLDRPIKRVPALQGVTACNAFFEPSTRTRLSFELAEKRLSADSINFATAGSSVSKGETLRDTMLNIQAMRVDIVVIRHSSSGAPHFLARNIDARVINAGDGYHEHPTQGLLDLFTMREAMGKLEGLRVTIVGDIAHSRVARSNLWGLRSVGAHVTLVGPTTLMPVEIERTGARVCNRIDEALEGAQVVNVLRLQLERMTSGFLPTLREYAQRWGVTRERLKRCATGVRVMHPGPMNRGVEISSDLADGPESVILDQVTNGVAVRMAVLYLVRGGTRDGRGGIVPPPQEGVPV
- a CDS encoding dihydroorotase; its protein translation is MSGPLDRERFVLRGVRLIDPESGTDARRDVLIGSGVVEGVEPSLPAGVDAREYKADRWILAPGLQDMHVHLREPGGEDAETIASGALAAARGGFTRVLTMPNTTPPIDDRSAVELILRRGREACGTGVSPAGAITKGLGGKELTEMIEMREAGAIAVTDDGRPVESSDLMRMAMEYAIDAEMLVISHCEDRSLQGAGVMHEGYWSTVLGLPGIPAAAETVAIARDIALCRLTGSRLHVAHVSTAGGVDLIRRAKAEGLPVTAETAPHYLALTDEAVKSYDGCFKMNPPLRGEKDRTTLKDGLRDGTIDVIATDHAPHPAERKEVEFDRAPFGVIGLETSLQVCIAELVEPGILDWSGLVHAMSSRPASILGWGGGRLTLGRPADITLIDPSAIVTVRAEEFASLSRNCPFIGRTLRGKVLMTMAEGRMTHLEAGWLG
- a CDS encoding tetratricopeptide repeat protein, with protein sequence MARMIAGVARLLRRRGALVLPLPLLLLACAYYNTFYIAKKSFRAAEESVAKSQTDKLPSDASGNYDMAIKQSRKVLKRHSGSRWVDDAIYLMGASYYGKGDYDSALASFGQLNALFPESEFRADALFLSGMSRTKRREYDLATAMFDSVLSAFPRYKRRDEILFAMAGTEASRRDFAAAVRRYRAVAREFPKGRFADRALMRVGEIQFEAGRYDSAYAALDALLGATRDEKAKIEAAIAQGRVLLKLKRPEEALELLKETEPAEAAGLEGDRSTGASQAEQPPIRADLADDLARLRLGQAAAMNEMGRHREAIEALEKIVTRFASSSYAAEAQFQIGYTYETRMDSLASARAAYEKVSQLAGRSVFKDQAPQRAKAIQAQMEMEGKAGSGDAEAEERAAAALRVAEILYLDRELADEALLKYSEVERDFPESRFAPRAAYARAYIKWKVAGDSLGAHEDLRVLVHRYPASTQARGAIALLAAHGADTSGLRLLLTAVVPESTAAGADTTGIPPDTTAAAPDSIGAGSAPPSMPADRPSEPDSVRGISPGEDPALPDGVPDSVRDSGTDAPVRERPRRSERAAPGKPR